The Bacteroidales bacterium genome has a segment encoding these proteins:
- a CDS encoding ATP-binding cassette domain-containing protein, translating to MNGEVLINYEGVDVYRKELNVLRNINFKLHEGEFVYFIGKVGSGKSSLLKTFYADVPVEGGSARVFDYDMTSLRQKDITQLRRKVGIIFQDFQLLTDRSVRENLEFVLKATGWKDKNEIDERVEEVLTLVGMQTKAYKEPHALSGGEQQRIVIARAMLNSPKIIFADEPTGNLDTETGNKIAQLLHDICKQGTAVIMTTHNLNIVNDYPGRVIKFEDKHIYESITENKNE from the coding sequence TATCAACTTCAAATTACACGAAGGTGAGTTTGTATACTTTATAGGTAAGGTAGGCAGTGGAAAGAGTAGCCTACTTAAAACTTTCTATGCCGATGTTCCCGTTGAAGGAGGTTCGGCAAGAGTTTTTGACTATGATATGACTTCGCTTCGACAAAAAGATATTACTCAACTTCGCCGCAAAGTTGGTATTATATTTCAAGACTTTCAACTTTTAACTGACCGCTCAGTTCGCGAAAACTTAGAGTTTGTATTAAAAGCAACAGGGTGGAAAGATAAAAACGAAATTGATGAACGTGTTGAAGAGGTACTTACTTTGGTTGGTATGCAAACTAAAGCATACAAAGAGCCTCATGCCTTATCGGGAGGAGAACAACAACGCATTGTTATTGCAAGAGCAATGCTGAACTCTCCCAAAATAATCTTTGCCGATGAGCCTACCGGTAATCTTGATACTGAAACTGGAAACAAGATTGCCCAATTGCTACACGATATCTGCAAACAAGGCACAGCGGTTATAATGACAACACACAACCTCAATATTGTAAACGATTATCCCGGTAGGGTAATTAAATTTGAGGATAAACATATATACGAATCTATTACCGAAAACAAGAACGAATAA